The Plasmodium knowlesi strain H genome assembly, chromosome: 4 genome window below encodes:
- a CDS encoding 6-cysteine protein P230p, putative, translating to MARAVSGLLLYGAVVVAFLATYGGIKQLLGWRSGAVGSNEYSYVTDIWKGRGGSKGLCLFLQIGCRKKGKVNQDDDDDNEDDDEEEEGEGAKSKGNHAELLQKLKMNKVRKLSDDETNKDLLPYVTKEDEKHTVVNLFDYFVKGKKRNNGKNEIFVNHIMTLHRIVVICFKPTLNFSHIITQPSDALHKIITVEHGERLASMDYPLLFYSDEASWGMKNVMSTGILEFFAPPFTREITDILITCANTEINETYTFEDLIRVRIRIPRSSERIVGLSTDPEDKEFFEQIVDENVDEYEFESFKNRVLGFKLADAELDPENCFKVVYSEEKELALEIEYQFSRCLILDRPQFKLRYFYINDEYFEEEIQFSCSFTYKGKKKKVTFGEAEVSPNTDTYFIEPDKKEFQYFNGVPFKVCHFEYDEGKKKSTQVCERTINEFSLFMYNCESETKKQIQLPEPVETVRYLNVTHPLKDFSDITFLSKDVHIENLRWRFPDYKYFMTSYINHGPHPLIIECVIPNKTKDKFQKANILLYVKTNLKDKKVSFCDFRSSKLYDYLNTYIKGDECEINVTSNSSFGFRCPEGTVKKPKYCFTEMYYLGYLYPLGDLFAQNIVIYSYKDPTLSLAAFTSSLSRSYSFECFCVKEDDQSKIEKRVIVNYINEDQLYDYNDIPKVPYESVVSHPMKTHLCDFMQNNSVLKPTRKKPINYICEVFPKPMEYIALVCPTNLIDERNEKILSDLLFKYGNPGIIDQIRAFGKKRNNYYKSFHLPKDAPSYVINRYMQTVKRIDEMIPGVLIKDTVRIKIARIRKTDAGVQDPSLPPDEDEEINQMYASHLGLPNSIHHGLFIFQLPPYIKRNAIIEFACINDKTKKMGNTGNNGVMSVHLRKEGKAVDGCHFYKNKEENSILKKKIKVGSKEDCVVQSNGEIEYIGIICPIESGLYLTPSGCFQEAYNSSDELVQISTYDKEFKNFTNDRGISYLKIPQSFVGYLNIFCYCNVEAPPSAEAGLAAPLKKENKINIELNTSNRGITNVQKIDHLYESDFLIGSEFINRRPTPIMRKKHICDFTREDSSLAPQDELPAIKSCFVDLEENLSLVEVICPRNFNPSGADRLNNVLRMRSVGSVASTVGLTTRSGFHGALPLQDEPLSEEELSKYKQIKYVPKEYEDVIHLNSEKKLQDILPGTIILDRSKKFGEKGIFTFITPLIVKDDIIIKLLCDNSETTLGNKKGKKGIVVVKIPKRITKKKFYGCDFSGNSNKTFYYSEVHSLTKDNKECHVKLKENIIVSLNCPNGKINPDNCFHSVYIRSTMDQENIENVENIFNDVKVINTNYLLKNSSAFLIISKMSNIKDLNFYCTCEDYNSKNVGTIYLNLPQNPSSTSKEKYDSEKKLVMDIPPYYSKDTYVCDFTEKHYNIMNRSNIDMEKLLEKYLQDILLYQHDGFTHFSLNLKLRKEIMKKQYIEYVKKQIQHYRDNPPEVEKYLDHTLVYKCNIDLSAFDKFAIKCPPRMGTPSSDNVISSPKGLQVIAPRLMYTSSLGNDPISMVKGLNNLLFGTIIVNKTNENNISFFDKGELELIISPYSDSSKNLSFSCENMGEDGVNRVVGYASIFVKKNSNKILGCDFIDPSDVNNHQVHSPAFKTEQTTGMTTTYRNNSFEFEIELVEGKNIYCNIEAIENDVVGFSCPHNFLTSPENCFESVQIEGVDKELETHKLDSLLKGVHILKNKIYDVNYTPSYIILPKRIPKSMKIFCTCNSVKLIKTGVIQINIIGDDLNNWFKKEITHNIFAFEQTSYFYDFSSGPLNISSENVLDIGALVTEKKAKGSRQILNGGVGMSGYAQKRLREAKVGPGITVMELLEAESEEAEEEEEEEEDGDADDVEEENVLNPMRTKQVHEITVAVSEFSSVKVVCPLRNAQHFRQSKISPENFFEYVYVNEWDANKDKRSEAEKEKIVMEMVQGKPKDSVNSGEEVDGPKKKENEKDKDKNEIKVDYDIMGNKIIVALKTERPKATIEDSENALHPNDERKEEEGKRKKDILTIKNINDVIEFVNHEREVSENTYAGTIHFSPLLLKEATFFISCDNSLTLNESRRGKTGIVKIVVKPNYVNIFGCDFVGDYSTHFYFSKKWEEVPKNYVCEVQVEDDSIVGLACPSHTKLHPSDCFDSVIKDNVIHKKDSIIEAVNMFIYKEKNKPILSFIQVKHIFSSHFSCKCYDSTKGDYKEVTIKINYEPYVMGTPRKSLGGAVIQYSDVDLKLPSVQR from the coding sequence ATGGCCAGGGCGGTGAGTGGCCTGTTATTGTATGGCGCTGTGGTTGTGGCCTTCCTGGCCACTTACGGAGGCATCAAGCAGCTGCTCGGTTGGAGAAGCGGTGCAGTGGGGAGCAATGAGTACAGCTACGTAACAGATATATGGAAGGGGCGTGGGGGGAGCAAAGGCCTCTGTTTATTTCTCCAAATTGGGtgtagaaaaaagggaaaggtaaACCaagatgatgacgatgacaatgaagatgatgatgaagaggaggaaggggaaggcgCCAAGAGTAAGGGAAATCATGCAGAACTgttacaaaaattaaaaatgaacaaggtGAGAAAACTTTCCGACGATGAGACAAACAAAGACCTGTTACCATATGTTACTAAGGAAGACGAGAAGCACACAGTGGTGAATCTGTTTGACTACTTcgttaagggaaaaaagagaaataatggaaaaaatgaaatttttgtaAACCACATTATGACCCTACACAGAATCGTAGTGATATGCTTCAAGCCGACTCTAAATTTCTCTCACATCATTACCCAACCTAGTGATGCTCTCCATAAAATAATAACGGTAGAACATGGAGAAAGGTTGGCCTCCATGGATtacccacttttattttattcagaCGAAGCTAGTTGGGGGATGAAGAACGTCATGTCCACCGGGATTCTTGAATTCTTTGCACCTCCCTTTACCAGAGAAATTACTGATATTTTGATTACCTGTGCCAACACAGAAATAAATGAGACATACACTTTTGAGGATTTGATCAGGGTGCGCATTCGAATCCCTCGTAGTAGTGAAAGAATAGTAGGCCTGAGTACAGATCCTGAGGATAAAGAATTTTTCGAACAAATAGTGGACGAAAATGTAGATGAGTATGAATTTGAAAGTTTCAAAAACAGAGTCTTAGGATTCAAGTTGGCAGATGCAGAACTAGATCCAGAAAATTGTTTCAAAGTGGTTTATtcggaagaaaaggaacttgCGCTAGAAATTGAATACCAGTTTTCTAGATGCCTAATATTGGATAGACCCCAATTTAAGCttcgatatttttatatCAATGATGAATACTTCGAGGAAGAAATTCAATTTTCCTGTTCATTCACttataaggggaaaaagaaaaaggttacATTCGGGGAGGCCGAGGTGAGTCCGAACACTGATACCTACTTTATAGAACCAGACAAAAAGGAATTCCAATACTTTAACGGAGTTCCCTTCAAGGTTTGTCATTTCGAATAtgatgaggggaaaaagaaatccaCACAGGTGTGCGAAAGAACTATCAACGAGTTCTCTCTCTTCATGTACAACTGTGAATCAGAAACCAAAAAGCAGATTCAGTTACCTGAGCCAGTAGAGACCGTGAGGTATCTAAATGTTACCCACCCTCTGAAAGATTTTAGTGATATCACCTTCTTATCGAAAGATGTACACATAGAGAACCTACGTTGGAGATTTCCAGATTATAAATACTTCATGACTTCATATATCAACCATGGTCCACACCCCCTGATCATCGAATGTGTTATTCCTAATAAAACAAAAGATAAATTTCAAAAGGCTAACATTTTACTCTACGTGAAAACAAACTTAAAAGACAAGAAGGTCTCCTTTTGCGATTTTAGGAGTTCCAAATTGTATGATTACCTCAACACATACATCAAAGGGGATGAGTGCGAAATTAATGTCACTTCGAATAGTAGCTTTGGATTTCGATGCCCAGAAGGAACTGTGAAGAAACCAAAATATTGTTTTACGGAGATGTATTACCTTGGGTACCTGTACCCGTTAGGAGATCTCTTTGCACAAAATATAGTTATCTATTCTTACAAGGATCCAACTTTATCGTTAGCCGCCTTTACTAGTAGCCTGAGCAGATCCTACTCGTTTGAGTGCTTCTGTGTTAAGGAGGATGATCAAAGTAAGATAGAAAAGAGAGTGATTGTGAATTACATAAATGAAGACCAACTGTATGATTACAATGATATTCCAAAGGTGCCATATGAATCTGTGGTATCGCACCCGATGAAGACTCACCTGTGCGATTTCATGCAAAACAATTCTGTCCTTAAGCCAACGAGGAAGAAGCCAATAAACTACATCTGTGAGGTTTTTCCAAAGCCGATGGAATACATAGCCCTAGTGTGTCCTACCAATCTGATCGAtgaacgaaatgaaaaaattctctCCGATTTGCTTTTCAAGTATGGAAACCCAGGAATAATAGACCAAATAAGGgcctttggaaaaaagagaaacaactACTATAAGTCCTTTCACCTTCCGAAAGATGCCCCCTCCTACGTAATCAACCGATACATGCAAACTGTAAAAAGAATCGATGAAATGATTCCAGGGGTTCTAATCAAAGATACTGTTCGTATAAAAATAGCTAGGATCAGAAAGACAGATGCAGGAGTGCAAGATCCATCCCTACCACCagatgaagatgaagaaatcAATCAAATGTACGCCAGTCACTTAGGACTCCCTAACAGTATCCACCATGGTTTATTTATCTTCCAACTTCCACCttacataaaaagaaatgctATCATCGAATTTGCTTGTATTAAtgataaaacgaaaaaaatgggaaatacAGGAAATAACGGTGTTATGTCTGTGCACctgaggaaagaaggaaaagcagtTGATGGATGCCACTTCTACAagaataaggaagaaaatagtattttgaaaaaaaaaataaaagtaggttctaAAGAGGATTGTGTTGTACAAAGTAATGGAGAAATTGAATACATAGGAATTATATGTCCAATTGAAAGCGGGTTATATTTAACTCCCTCTGGTTGTTTTCAAGAAGCATACAACAGTTCGGATGAACTTGTACAAATCAGCACTTATGATAAGGAATTCAAAAACTTCACCAATGATAGGGGAATCTCCTACTTGAAGATTCCGCAAAGCTTTGTCGGTTACCTTAACATTTTCTGCTACTGTAATGTAGAAGCACCACCATCGGCAGAAGCCGGGTTAGCAGCACCtctgaaaaaggagaataaaatTAACATCGAGTTGAATACGTCCAATAGGGGAATAAcgaatgtacaaaaaatcGACCATCTCTACGAGTCGGATTTTCTCATAGGAAGCGAATTCATCAATAGGAGACCAACTCCAATAATGAGGAAGAAACATATTTGTGATTTTACAAGGGAGGATAGTTCCTTGGCTCCACAAGACGAGTTACCCGCCATAAAATCCTGTTTCGTTGATTTGGAGGAAAATCTGAGTCTCGTGGAGGTAATTTGTCCTAGGAACTTCAATCCATCTGGTGCAGACCGATTGAATAATGTGCTCCGAATGCGTAGTGTTGGAAGTGTTGCTAGCACTGTTGGGTTGACCACCCGAAGTGGGTTCCATGGTGCTCTGCCACTACAGGATGAACCTCTGAGCGAAGAGGAGCTAAGTAAATACAAGCAGATAAAGTACGTTCCGAAAGAATATGAAGATGTAATACATCTGAATAGTGAGAAAAAGTTGCAGGACATCCTCCCTGGAACGATAATTCTGGATCGAAGTAAAAAGTTCGGAGAAAAGGGAATATTCACATTCATCACCCCGCTGATTGTGAAAGATGACATAATCATAAAGCTTTTATGTGATAATTCAGAAACGACccttggaaataaaaaagggaaaaagggaattgtCGTTGTTAAAATTCCGAAAAGgataacgaagaaaaaattctatGGATGTGATTTCTCTGGGAATTCAAACAAAACCTTCTACTACTCTGAGGTACACTCCCTAACGAAGGATAATAAGGAGTGCCATGTaaagttgaaggaaaatattatcgTTAGTTTGAATTGTCCTAATGGGAAAATTAATCCAGACAACTGCTTCCATAGCGTATATATAAGAAGTACCATGGATCAGGAGAATATAGAAAACgtcgaaaatatttttaatgatgTTAAGGTAATTAATACAAACTATTTGTTGAAAAATTCATCAGCCTTTTTGATTATATCTAAAATGAGTAACATAAAGGATCTGAACTTTTACTGCACTTGTGAAGATTACAATAGTAAAAATGTGGGAACCATATACTTGAACCTACCTCAGAACCCGTCTTCCACatcgaaggaaaaatatgattCGGAGAAGAAGCTAGTTATGGACATTCCCCCCTATTATTCCAAAGATACTTATGTATGTGATTTTACTGAAAAGCATTACAACATTATGAATCGATCTAATATAGACATGGAGAAACTCTTGGAGAAGTATCTACAGGATATTTTACTATACCAACATGATGGATTTACACACTTCAGCTTAAATCTTAAACtaagaaaggaaataatgaagaagCAATACATAGAATATGTAAAGAAACAGATTCAGCATTATCGGGACAACCCTCCCGAGGTGGAAAAGTACCTTGACCATACCCTTGTCTATAAGTGCAATATCGATTTGAGTGCATTCGATAAATTTGCCATTAAGTGTCCACCCAGAATGGGAACTCCTTCATCTGATAATGTAATTTCCTCTCCTAAGGGACTCCAAGTTATTGCACCCCGTTTGATGTACACGTCTAGTCTGGGTAACGACCCCATCTCCATGGTGAAAGGATTAAACAACCTCCTCTTCGGAACCATAATTGTTAACAAAACGAATGAAAACAATATCTCTTTTTTCGATAAAGGGGAGCTGGAACTTATCATATCTCCCTATTCTGACTCATCGAAGAATTTAAGTTTCTCCTGTGAAAACATGGGAGAAGACGGAGTCAATCGTGTAGTAGGTTATGCATCCatctttgtaaaaaaaaatagcaataaAATTCTGGGCTGTGATTTTATAGATCCCTCAGATGTTAACAATCACCAGGTCCACTCACCCGCATTTAAAACGGAACAAACAACTGGAATGACAACTACCTACAGAAATAATTCATTTGAATTTGAAATAGAATTagtggagggaaaaaatatatactgtAATATTGAAGCTATAGAAAATGATGTCGTTGGGTTCAGTTGTCCACATAACTTCCTTACCTCCCCTGAAAATTGCTTCGAGTCGGTACAAATAGAAGGGGTGGATAAAGAATTGGAAACACACAAACTGGACAGTCTACTTAAAGGGGTCCAcattcttaaaaataaaatatatgatgTTAATTACACCCCATCTTATATTATCCTTCCTAAGAGAATTCCAAAAtcgatgaaaattttctgtACATGTAATTCCGTGAAGCTGATAAAAACAGGTGTTATCCAGATTAATATCATCGGGGATGATTTGAATAACTGgttcaaaaaagaaattacgcACAATATCTTCGCATTCGAACAGACTAGCTACTTTTACGACTTTTCCTCTGGGCCACTCAACATCAGCTCCGAGAATGTACTAGATATCGGTGCGTTGGTCACAGAGAAGAAGGCCAAGGGAAGTCGCCAAATTCTGAATGGGGGGGTAGGAATGTCGGGATATGCACAGAAGCGGTTAAGGGAGGCAAAAGTCGGTCCTGGCATCACTGTCATGGAACTACTGGAAGCAGAATCGGAAGAGgcagaggaagaggaagaagaagaagaggatggCGATGCGGACGATGTGGAGGAGGAGAATGTGTTAAACCCAATGCGTACAAAACAGGTGCACGAAATCACCGTAGCGGTATCTGAATTCAGCTCCGTGAAGGTTGTGTGCCCCCTAAGAAATGCCCAACATTTTAGGCAATCAAAAATCAGTCCAGAAAATTTCTTCGAGTATGTGTATGTGAATGAATGGGATGCCAACAAAGACAAGCGAAGCGAAgcggagaaggaaaaaattgttatggAAATGGTGCAGGGAAAACCGAAGGATTCTGTAAATAGCGGTGAAGAAGTAGATGgaccaaagaaaaaagaaaacgaaaaggataaagacaaaaatgaaataaaggtAGACTACGATATCATGGGTAACAAAATAATTGTTGCCCTAAAGACGGAAAGACCCAAAGCAACAATAGAAGATTCAGAAAATGCTCTTCACCCTAATGATGAGAGGAAAgaagaggagggaaaaagaaaaaaagatatcctaacaataaaaaatataaatgatgTTATAGAATTTGTTAATCACGAAAGAGAAGTGAGTGAAAACACATATGCCGGGACgatacatttttctccactactactaaaagaagcaacattttttatttcctgtGATAATTCCCTAACCCTGAACGAAagtagaagaggaaaaactggCATCGTTAAAATTGTGGTGAAGCCAAattatgtaaatatttttggaTGTGATTTCGTGGGGGATTATTCcactcatttttattttagcaAGAAGTGGGAAGAAGTTCCAAAGAATTATGTGTGTGAAGTACAAGTGGAGGATGATTCCATTGTAGGGCTAGCGTGTCCTTCACATACCAAGTTACATCCATCAGATTGTTTCGACAGTGTGATTAAAGATAACGTGATTCACAAGAAGGATTCGATAATAGAAGCAGTCAATATGTTTATTTataaggagaagaacaaaccaattctttctttcattcAAGTGAAACACATCTTCTCTAGCCACTTCTCCTGCAAGTGCTACGATTCCACCAAGGGGGATTACAAGGAAGTCAccataaaaattaattatgaGCCTTACGTTATGGGCACACCCAGAAAGAGCCTCGGAGGCGCAGTCATTCAGTACAGCGATGTAGACCTGAAATTGCCTTCGGTGCAACGCtga